CCGTAGTCTATATCCAATAGCGTCCCCTGGGCGCCTTCAAGAAGCAGCTCCTTGCCGGAAGCCAGCAGGTCGCGGATGATCGGCGTCGTGTTGGCGACGAACGGCGCGATTTTCTTCGCCCCTTCTCTCAAAAGCTCGAACTGCTCGTCCGCCGAAAACGGGGGCGCGTTGTAAAGCGCGGCCATCAGCGCGTTTTTGGTTTCGACGGCGTATTTCACCTTGGCGCGCAAAAGATCGAGATCGAGCAGGTCGCCCGCCTTGAGACCGATGCGAAGGTATTTGTCGGAATACGCCGGGCCTATGCCGTGGCCGGTCGTCCCGATTGCGGACTTGCCCAGGCGCTTCTCCTCCAGCGCGTCGAGCGTCTTGTGGTACGGCGCGACGAGGTGCGCGTCCGACGATACGAACAGCGCGCCCGCGAACTCCCCCATCTCCTCCAGCGTCGCGATTTCCTGGGACAGCGTAATCGGATCCACGACGACGCCGGCGCCGAGGATGCAAATTTTGTCTTTATAAAGTATGCCGGAAGGGAGCAGGTGGAACTTGTAGGTCTTGCCGCCCGCCTTTACGGTGTGACCTGCGTTCGAGCCTCCCTGATAGCGCACGACTGCGTCGAACCGGGGAGCGAGCAGATGCGTGATCTTGCCTTTTCCCTCATCGCCCCACTGGGCGCCAACTACAACTACAACGCTCATAAACATACCCCCGGCGCGCTAGAATCCGCGCACAGGGGCGGCATCCTAACATCGCGGCAAAAGGCGGTCAACTTGCCAAACGGATGCGATTATGCGATACTTTTTCAAATAGAAACCGTCCGGCCGCATTTTCCGCGGGCAACCCTTCCGCTATCTGCTTCGCCCGATACCGACTCGCGCGCAAAATTCCGCCACGGGGCACGCGGAGCAATACGGCGCAACCGGCAGGCAGCACTCCTGGCCGTGCCTGACCAGCGTGAAGTTCACCGTCCGGTGGCGGGAAGCCGGAAGCAGCTCACGGAGCTGCATTTCGGTGTCGAGGACGTCGTCGGACTCCACCCAGCCCAACCTGTTCGATATGCGGTGGACGTGGGTGTCCACACAGATTTCGGCTTGGCCGAACGCGACCGAAAGCACAAGGTTCGCAACCTTGCGCCCGACTCCGGGAAGCGCCATCAGTTCGTCGCGCGTCGAGGGGACTGTTCCGCCGTGCGCATCGAGC
This region of bacterium genomic DNA includes:
- a CDS encoding adenylosuccinate synthase, with protein sequence MSVVVVVGAQWGDEGKGKITHLLAPRFDAVVRYQGGSNAGHTVKAGGKTYKFHLLPSGILYKDKICILGAGVVVDPITLSQEIATLEEMGEFAGALFVSSDAHLVAPYHKTLDALEEKRLGKSAIGTTGHGIGPAYSDKYLRIGLKAGDLLDLDLLRAKVKYAVETKNALMAALYNAPPFSADEQFELLREGAKKIAPFVANTTPIIRDLLASGKELLLEGAQGTLLDIDYGTYPFVTSSHPVTAGACLGTGIAPNKISRVIAVSKAYATRVGNGSFPTEQLNSAGDAMREAGREYGTTTGRKRRCGWLDLVLLKYAIMINGATELALTKIDVLNEFDSINVCVGYRYKDSEITEVDLDDSILAKCEPIYREFPGWKCDIRYAKTKGDLPRPLLDYTDFITEQTGIPVSIYSVGPDHDQTIMD
- a CDS encoding endonuclease III gives rise to the protein MAAPILSLSKTARTRRVNAVLDKLAAEYRTHELAEVTGRDPYRVLIGGILSARTKDTQTAPVCRKLFKIAPDPLKLAAVPERKLKELIRPVGFYNQKSKAVRETARILLDAHGGTVPSTRDELMALPGVGRKVANLVLSVAFGQAEICVDTHVHRISNRLGWVESDDVLDTEMQLRELLPASRHRTVNFTLVRHGQECCLPVAPYCSACPVAEFCARVGIGRSR